One Kribbella sp. NBC_00662 genomic region harbors:
- a CDS encoding glycoside hydrolase, giving the protein MSGYVGDVIPFSYDGRIWLFYLLDERPEDPTAGASGMPWALLSTTDFVEYTDHGVVLPGGDRDAEDFDCYTGSVVADGSQLHLFYTGHNPRRDGVQLVCHAVSDGDPTRWTKLPELTFGAPDGYVPQDWRDPFVYRVAPDLPWQMVLAARYADRPDRRSGVVARLTSTDLEQWTLTDPLWEPHRYITQECPDVFQWGDWWYLVYSEFSDAFQTRYRISREPDGPWLAPGRDTVDGRAFYAAKSVEHDGRRFFIGWIPTKQHDAWQWAGDLAVLEAHQEDDGTLAFMLPAELRPTYSDAHQVPLKPVDGAATEPGHGATDRYAAWMGDPIPADCLIDLTVDVAPGTQSLGLLLHAAPDGEQATVLRLEPQQNRVVLDTWPRARTGPAQWQVSGDVPHAVDLERPCPLPPGRHTVQLVLQETTGQAIIDNRVALSFRDDRRTGHVGFFVTDGHADVISLTVARR; this is encoded by the coding sequence ATGAGCGGGTACGTCGGGGATGTCATCCCGTTCAGCTATGACGGCCGGATCTGGTTGTTCTACCTGCTGGACGAGCGTCCGGAGGATCCGACGGCAGGAGCGAGCGGCATGCCGTGGGCGCTGCTGTCGACGACCGACTTCGTGGAGTACACCGACCATGGCGTCGTACTGCCCGGCGGAGACCGCGATGCTGAGGACTTCGATTGCTACACCGGCAGCGTGGTCGCGGACGGATCGCAGTTACATCTGTTCTACACGGGGCACAATCCGCGACGGGACGGCGTACAACTGGTTTGTCACGCTGTCAGCGATGGCGATCCGACGCGCTGGACCAAGCTGCCTGAGCTCACCTTCGGTGCGCCTGATGGGTATGTGCCGCAGGACTGGCGAGATCCCTTCGTCTATCGCGTGGCGCCGGATCTTCCGTGGCAGATGGTGCTCGCGGCGCGGTACGCCGACCGACCCGATCGGCGGTCCGGTGTCGTTGCCCGCTTGACGTCGACCGACCTGGAGCAATGGACTCTGACGGATCCGTTGTGGGAGCCGCATCGCTACATCACCCAGGAGTGCCCGGACGTCTTCCAGTGGGGCGACTGGTGGTACCTGGTGTACTCCGAGTTCAGCGACGCCTTCCAGACGCGCTACCGGATCTCGCGCGAGCCGGACGGGCCATGGCTGGCGCCGGGGCGGGACACTGTCGACGGGCGGGCGTTCTACGCGGCCAAGTCGGTCGAGCACGACGGACGCCGCTTCTTCATCGGCTGGATCCCCACAAAACAACACGATGCATGGCAGTGGGCCGGCGACCTCGCCGTACTCGAGGCACATCAGGAGGACGACGGCACGCTCGCGTTCATGCTGCCGGCGGAGCTTCGCCCGACGTACTCCGATGCACACCAGGTCCCGCTCAAGCCGGTCGACGGCGCCGCGACCGAGCCAGGCCACGGCGCAACGGACCGCTACGCCGCCTGGATGGGCGACCCGATCCCCGCCGACTGCCTGATCGACCTCACCGTAGACGTTGCCCCAGGCACCCAATCCCTGGGCCTCCTGCTGCACGCCGCACCCGACGGCGAACAAGCCACCGTCCTCCGCCTCGAACCCCAGCAGAACCGCGTAGTCCTGGACACCTGGCCCCGAGCCCGCACCGGCCCCGCCCAGTGGCAGGTCAGCGGCGACGTCCCCCACGCCGTAGACCTCGAACGACCCTGCCCCCTCCCACCCGGCCGGCACACCGTCCAGCTCGTTCTGCAAGAGACCACCGGCCAGGCGATCATCGACAACCGAGTAGCTCTGTCCTTCCGGGACGACCGGCGCACGGGTCACGTCGGATTCTTCGTCACCGACGGCCACGCCGACGTCATCAGCCTCACGGTCGCCCGCCGCTGA
- a CDS encoding CHAT domain-containing protein: MDADDLHALALSRPTDALRIARDVLAGTPTDAEAAAAHHAAGLVHRDFGDIREAVAELNEAYRSIRRTTDRDREAEILATLGVALVMSGHTKRGLAALDSVVPGRTGVLAGRLLIRRGWVLGALLGRYAEALVDIEQAVESLAGTGDLVWEARAFQMRAMVLLAMGVPDRADDDFARSEELFAKSGQEVEYADARQARGAAAFARGDLPTALQLLDDAEQLVEGLGVLEPDLYANKCLMLLAAGLTHEALVEINSALERIEEQGGSSARHAELLLCAGLAAHAAGAFELAERRSQDAVKLFRRQQRPWWAARAELALLQTRFARGGRTAPLLRAGRRVSEVLDELDPDLAAEAHLLTGRIALARNDSAEAVRHLGIAARARKRGLRARGAGWLAQALLHQDGGRSRGMLGACRQGLSLIEIYVRTLGATELRALATAQGAELAAMALRYAVERGSGRQVLEWSERWRATVLAIPPVRPQADDGLVADLAALRDLTQRMESSRDRGPGTSQQHRERQRLESAVRQRVLLTPGQLDERRERLRMTELLEKLGDRTLVELVDLEDQLYAVVASRGQVRLRPIGPTAVATHALSHALFALRRENARRGRHELMLDTIGARLESALLGDTLQHLGDGAVVVVPTGRLHAVPWSLLPSLRTRPTSVVPSAAAWVRAMRAEPPAVERVVLVGGPHLSAGREEVRRLAELYPDAVVLADGSATADAVLEAIDGASLVHVAAHGTFRADSPLFSAIELDDGPLTVYDFERLKRAPHRMVLSSCSSALGGPSGADELVGLVSALVALGSAGVVASVVPVSDPATVPLMLRLHEQLRAGDGLAEALARTHDSADATSQSFIALGA; this comes from the coding sequence GTGGACGCAGACGACTTGCATGCGCTTGCTTTGTCGCGCCCCACCGACGCGCTCAGGATCGCTCGTGACGTACTGGCGGGGACACCGACCGACGCCGAGGCGGCGGCGGCCCACCACGCGGCAGGGCTCGTGCATCGCGATTTCGGAGACATCCGTGAGGCAGTCGCGGAACTGAACGAGGCGTACCGATCCATTCGCAGGACGACGGATCGTGACCGCGAGGCCGAGATTCTCGCGACTCTCGGCGTGGCTCTGGTGATGAGCGGTCACACCAAGCGCGGCCTGGCCGCGCTCGACTCCGTCGTGCCCGGCCGGACCGGAGTGCTCGCCGGCCGGTTGCTGATCCGTCGAGGCTGGGTCCTCGGAGCCCTCCTCGGGCGGTACGCCGAAGCACTCGTAGATATCGAACAGGCGGTCGAGTCCCTGGCCGGGACCGGCGATCTGGTCTGGGAGGCTCGCGCGTTCCAGATGCGGGCGATGGTGCTGCTCGCGATGGGGGTGCCCGACCGCGCCGACGACGACTTCGCCCGCAGCGAGGAGCTGTTCGCGAAGTCCGGCCAAGAGGTCGAGTACGCCGACGCGCGCCAGGCCCGTGGCGCCGCAGCGTTCGCACGCGGTGATCTGCCGACCGCTCTGCAGCTCCTGGACGATGCGGAGCAGCTCGTCGAGGGTCTCGGCGTACTCGAACCCGATCTGTACGCCAACAAGTGCTTGATGCTGCTGGCCGCCGGTCTGACGCACGAAGCTCTGGTCGAGATCAACAGCGCGCTCGAGCGGATCGAGGAGCAGGGCGGCTCGTCGGCGCGGCATGCGGAGTTGTTGTTGTGCGCCGGGCTGGCAGCGCACGCGGCCGGCGCGTTCGAACTTGCCGAGCGCCGCAGCCAGGATGCGGTCAAGCTGTTCCGTCGGCAGCAGCGTCCGTGGTGGGCGGCGCGGGCCGAGCTCGCGTTGCTGCAGACCCGCTTCGCGCGCGGCGGGCGTACGGCGCCGTTGCTGCGGGCCGGCCGACGGGTCAGCGAGGTGCTCGACGAGCTCGATCCGGACCTCGCCGCCGAGGCCCATCTGTTGACCGGCCGGATCGCGCTCGCCCGCAACGACAGCGCCGAAGCCGTACGCCATCTGGGTATCGCAGCTCGGGCCCGGAAGCGCGGGCTGCGGGCGCGCGGTGCCGGCTGGCTCGCCCAGGCGCTGCTGCACCAGGACGGCGGCCGGTCGCGCGGCATGCTTGGCGCGTGCCGTCAGGGTTTGAGCCTGATCGAGATCTACGTGCGGACCCTGGGCGCCACCGAGCTCCGTGCACTCGCCACAGCTCAAGGCGCGGAGCTTGCCGCCATGGCGCTTCGGTACGCCGTCGAGCGTGGCAGTGGACGTCAAGTGCTCGAGTGGAGCGAGCGTTGGCGTGCGACGGTGCTCGCGATTCCACCGGTGCGGCCGCAAGCGGATGACGGGCTCGTCGCGGACCTGGCCGCGTTGCGTGATCTCACGCAGCGCATGGAGTCGAGCCGCGATCGCGGGCCGGGTACCAGTCAGCAACATCGCGAGCGTCAACGGCTCGAGTCCGCCGTACGACAGCGGGTTCTGCTGACGCCAGGGCAACTCGACGAGCGGCGGGAGCGGCTCCGGATGACGGAGCTGCTCGAGAAGCTGGGTGACCGGACACTGGTGGAGCTCGTCGACCTCGAAGACCAGTTGTACGCCGTGGTCGCGTCGCGCGGGCAGGTCCGTCTGCGGCCGATCGGCCCGACCGCCGTGGCCACTCATGCCCTGTCTCATGCGTTGTTCGCTCTCCGCCGCGAGAACGCCAGGCGTGGCCGGCACGAGCTCATGCTCGACACCATCGGAGCGCGGCTCGAGTCAGCGCTGCTGGGCGACACGCTGCAGCATCTCGGCGACGGCGCTGTGGTCGTCGTACCGACTGGCCGGCTGCACGCGGTCCCCTGGAGCCTTCTGCCTTCGCTGCGGACCCGACCGACGTCGGTGGTGCCGTCCGCTGCGGCCTGGGTACGCGCGATGCGGGCCGAGCCTCCGGCAGTGGAAAGGGTCGTACTGGTCGGCGGACCGCACCTGTCGGCCGGACGAGAGGAGGTACGGCGGCTTGCCGAGCTGTACCCGGACGCGGTCGTGCTCGCGGACGGCAGTGCCACTGCGGACGCCGTACTCGAAGCGATCGACGGGGCATCGCTCGTACATGTGGCGGCGCACGGCACCTTCCGCGCGGACAGTCCGCTGTTCTCCGCGATCGAACTGGATGACGGGCCGCTGACGGTGTACGACTTCGAACGCTTGAAGCGGGCGCCACACCGCATGGTGTTGTCGAGCTGCAGTTCGGCGCTCGGTGGGCCGAGTGGTGCCGACGAACTGGTGGGCCTGGTCAGTGCGCTTGTGGCGCTGGGATCAGCGGGTGTGGTGGCGAGCGTCGTACCGGTGTCCGACCCTGCGACCGTCCCGCTGATGTTGCGGCTGCACGAACAGTTGCGGGCGGGCGACGGACTCGCTGAAGCGCTGGCTCGGACACATGATTCGGCCGACGCGACCTCGCAATCCTTCATCGCCCTCGGTGCGTGA
- a CDS encoding LacI family DNA-binding transcriptional regulator, whose protein sequence is MAKQPAGRPKRVTMTDVARRAGVSQPTVSFVLNDRRDVAVAEETRRRVLEAAAELDFVPNRAAQSLRSNKSFTVGVVTSGIVSQPYAGLIVLGLQQVVQPAGYVCMVVDTTGDPGEGDDAVASLVGQGVAAIVYASLSPKPLHRSPRLDGIRTIFVNCWPKEGKADTVLLADEYAGGRAAAASVFERGHREVAFLGGPRNDYACKERRRGFDDAARAADLRPADLVHRYGNYQIGSGYDLATEVVTEHGSTALVCGNDRMAIGAMLALHALGLDCPQDVSIVGFDDQPDVADQVRPGLTTAALPHLMLGRRAGELVLGDPNDAPERIIVDCELIERDSVGDPPKSRG, encoded by the coding sequence ATGGCGAAGCAGCCGGCCGGCCGGCCGAAGCGCGTCACGATGACCGATGTCGCGCGACGCGCCGGGGTGTCCCAGCCCACGGTGTCGTTCGTCCTCAACGATCGCCGCGATGTCGCGGTGGCCGAAGAGACGCGGCGGCGGGTGCTCGAGGCCGCGGCCGAGCTCGATTTCGTCCCCAATCGCGCGGCCCAGTCGCTGCGGTCGAACAAGTCGTTCACGGTCGGCGTCGTGACCAGCGGGATCGTCTCCCAGCCGTACGCCGGTCTGATCGTGCTCGGCCTGCAACAGGTCGTCCAGCCGGCCGGTTACGTCTGCATGGTCGTCGACACGACCGGCGACCCGGGGGAAGGCGACGACGCGGTGGCGAGCCTGGTCGGGCAGGGAGTCGCCGCGATCGTGTACGCGTCGCTCTCGCCGAAGCCGCTGCACCGTAGCCCGCGGCTCGACGGGATCCGGACGATCTTCGTCAACTGCTGGCCGAAGGAGGGCAAGGCCGACACGGTGCTGCTGGCCGATGAGTACGCCGGTGGTCGCGCCGCCGCCGCGTCGGTGTTCGAACGCGGGCACCGCGAGGTGGCGTTCCTCGGCGGCCCGCGCAACGACTACGCCTGCAAGGAACGTCGCCGCGGCTTCGACGACGCGGCCCGGGCGGCGGACCTGCGCCCGGCCGACCTCGTGCATCGGTACGGCAACTACCAGATCGGATCGGGCTACGACCTTGCGACCGAGGTGGTGACCGAGCACGGGTCGACCGCCTTGGTCTGCGGGAACGACCGGATGGCGATCGGGGCGATGCTCGCGCTGCATGCTCTCGGGCTGGACTGCCCGCAGGACGTCAGCATCGTCGGTTTCGACGATCAGCCGGATGTCGCCGACCAGGTTCGTCCCGGTTTGACCACGGCGGCGTTGCCGCACCTGATGCTCGGCCGCCGCGCCGGGGAACTGGTGCTTGGCGACCCCAACGACGCCCCGGAGCGGATCATCGTCGACTGTGAACTGATCGAGCGCGACTCGGTCGGCGACCCGCCAAAGAGTCGCGGATGA
- a CDS encoding S8 family serine peptidase, which produces MSEQQRLSEAVHLILDKEGSTAAAYPPDWENRGRVEYFYRRNTILVRTKDKDRVGRTLRSILGPSVQRTDRSEGAADDDDSLPVIAGIVKFEWSDHDLGTPEVLELLDAEFGVGTATPNHGLSLCPNSGHPCPATEPAVVPTRSYSPVPPVSDGICCGTHGWDGDGVVVGVVDGGLIEEAPRMWPWMAGVTGDPEIPIDAATGLIKPYAGHGTFVAGCVRCVAPRAAVQVERAEELAGLAYEDEIIARMVDVLNCGADVIVCEFDGITRLHLPMLTFSTFYDDILRHVNVVVVAPAGNDTSRLPTYPAAYSWVVGVGALSSNGDQRADFSNYGGWVDVYAPGVDLVNAYAVGDYTTIHEHPQQTRHFDGIANWSGTSFSAPLVAGMIAARMSATGENAPQASNALLRFALSQAIPGTGPALLPHQVCGAVMRDG; this is translated from the coding sequence ATGTCAGAGCAACAACGCCTCAGTGAAGCAGTCCACCTCATCCTCGACAAGGAGGGCAGTACCGCCGCCGCGTACCCGCCGGACTGGGAGAACCGAGGTCGCGTCGAGTACTTCTACCGCCGCAACACCATCCTGGTCCGCACCAAGGACAAGGACCGGGTCGGGCGGACCCTGCGATCCATCCTCGGCCCGAGCGTGCAGCGAACCGACAGGTCCGAAGGGGCCGCCGACGACGACGATTCGTTGCCGGTGATCGCCGGGATCGTCAAATTCGAGTGGTCCGACCACGACCTGGGTACGCCGGAGGTTCTCGAACTGCTGGACGCGGAGTTCGGAGTCGGAACGGCGACTCCGAACCACGGGCTCTCGCTGTGTCCCAACAGCGGTCACCCGTGCCCGGCGACGGAGCCTGCGGTCGTCCCGACCAGGTCCTACAGTCCGGTGCCGCCGGTGAGCGACGGGATCTGCTGCGGGACGCACGGCTGGGACGGCGACGGTGTCGTGGTGGGTGTCGTGGACGGCGGTCTGATCGAGGAGGCGCCGAGGATGTGGCCGTGGATGGCCGGCGTGACCGGCGATCCCGAGATCCCGATCGACGCAGCCACCGGGCTGATCAAGCCGTACGCCGGGCACGGGACCTTCGTGGCCGGTTGCGTCCGGTGCGTCGCGCCACGAGCGGCGGTCCAGGTCGAGCGGGCGGAGGAGCTCGCGGGGCTGGCGTACGAGGACGAGATCATCGCGCGGATGGTCGACGTACTGAACTGCGGCGCGGACGTCATCGTCTGTGAGTTCGACGGGATCACCCGGCTGCATCTGCCGATGCTCACCTTCAGCACCTTCTACGACGACATCCTGCGGCATGTGAACGTCGTGGTCGTCGCGCCGGCCGGCAACGACACCAGCCGGCTGCCGACGTACCCCGCGGCGTACTCGTGGGTGGTCGGAGTCGGCGCCCTGTCCTCGAACGGGGACCAGCGGGCGGACTTCTCCAATTACGGCGGCTGGGTCGACGTGTACGCACCCGGTGTGGATCTCGTCAACGCCTATGCGGTCGGCGACTACACGACGATCCACGAGCACCCGCAGCAGACCCGGCACTTCGACGGGATCGCCAACTGGAGCGGGACGTCGTTCTCGGCTCCGCTGGTGGCCGGGATGATCGCGGCGCGGATGTCCGCGACCGGCGAGAACGCGCCCCAGGCCTCGAACGCCCTACTGCGCTTCGCCCTCAGCCAGGCAATCCCCGGAACCGGACCGGCTCTGTTGCCTCACCAGGTGTGCGGTGCTGTCATGAGGGATGGCTAG
- a CDS encoding TetR/AcrR family transcriptional regulator has product MNARGSGLRERKKELARRQISDVATRLFLERGFDEVTIAEVADAAGVAKMTVTNYFARKEDLVFDQHVELVSFAAVAIAERESGESALAALRRAYFAALAGRDAAVGLASAGFVTMVTGSPALLARLREIDEQREAAIADTLAAGAGSSPDEIRLAVAAAQLAAVVRVLFRQALRMTLEGKSRAESIDELSGLAEQAFDQLEPSLGRYAIR; this is encoded by the coding sequence ATGAACGCGCGCGGGTCCGGACTGCGGGAACGGAAGAAAGAGCTGGCCAGACGGCAGATCTCGGACGTGGCGACGCGGTTGTTCCTCGAGCGCGGCTTCGACGAGGTGACGATCGCCGAGGTCGCGGACGCGGCCGGAGTCGCCAAGATGACGGTCACCAACTACTTCGCGCGCAAGGAAGACCTGGTCTTCGACCAGCACGTCGAGCTCGTCTCGTTCGCCGCCGTCGCGATCGCCGAGCGCGAGAGCGGAGAGTCGGCCCTGGCCGCTCTCCGTCGTGCGTACTTCGCTGCACTCGCCGGCCGGGACGCGGCGGTCGGGCTGGCGAGCGCCGGGTTCGTCACGATGGTGACCGGCAGTCCCGCGCTGCTCGCACGGCTCCGCGAGATCGATGAACAGCGGGAAGCGGCCATCGCCGACACGCTGGCCGCCGGGGCCGGCTCGTCGCCCGACGAGATCAGGCTGGCGGTCGCCGCCGCACAACTCGCCGCGGTGGTCCGCGTCCTGTTCCGGCAAGCGCTACGGATGACTCTCGAAGGCAAGAGCCGGGCCGAGTCGATCGACGAGCTCTCCGGCCTCGCCGAGCAGGCGTTCGACCAGCTCGAACCCTCGCTCGGCCGCTACGCGATCCGCTGA
- a CDS encoding carbohydrate ABC transporter permease produces MTYSTGTLARIGRIVGILVLVLAAMVALGPLLWTVTTSLRTPAEAFSNPPQWIPLHPDFSNYSAVFDRIPIGRFFFNSVIVTGLIVIGQTITCTLSGYAFAMIDFPGRSVIFGIFLATMMVPLQTIIIPVFVIIRYLGLSDSPLSLVVSALGSAFGTFLMRQYFMQMPKELGEAARIDGAGHFHTFLLIYAKMAGPAIATLAILNFSGFWAEFYRPLIFLQTQDNFTLPLGLVGLQGNLGTGSISVVLAGVVLAILPSVVLFIFAQRYFIAGITAGASR; encoded by the coding sequence ATGACATACTCCACCGGAACCCTGGCGCGGATCGGCCGGATCGTCGGCATCCTGGTCCTGGTCCTCGCCGCGATGGTTGCCCTCGGCCCACTTCTCTGGACGGTCACCACGTCGCTGCGGACACCGGCCGAAGCGTTCAGCAATCCGCCGCAGTGGATCCCGTTGCACCCGGATTTCTCCAACTACAGCGCGGTCTTCGACCGGATCCCGATCGGCCGGTTCTTCTTCAACAGCGTGATCGTGACCGGGCTGATCGTGATCGGCCAGACCATCACGTGCACTTTGTCCGGCTACGCGTTCGCGATGATCGACTTCCCCGGCCGCTCGGTGATCTTCGGGATCTTCCTGGCCACGATGATGGTGCCGCTGCAGACGATCATCATCCCGGTGTTCGTGATCATCCGGTACCTCGGTCTGTCGGACAGCCCGTTGTCGCTGGTGGTCTCGGCGCTGGGCAGCGCGTTCGGGACGTTCCTGATGCGCCAGTACTTCATGCAGATGCCGAAGGAGCTGGGAGAGGCGGCCCGGATCGACGGCGCCGGCCACTTTCACACCTTCCTGCTGATCTACGCCAAGATGGCCGGTCCGGCGATCGCCACACTCGCGATCCTGAACTTCTCTGGCTTCTGGGCGGAGTTCTACCGGCCGCTGATCTTCCTGCAGACGCAGGACAACTTCACGCTGCCGCTGGGCCTGGTCGGCCTGCAGGGAAACCTCGGCACAGGTTCGATCTCGGTGGTGCTGGCCGGCGTCGTGCTGGCGATCCTGCCGAGCGTAGTGCTGTTCATCTTCGCCCAGAGGTACTTCATCGCAGGCATCACGGCAGGAGCTTCACGGTGA
- a CDS encoding sugar ABC transporter substrate-binding protein, with protein sequence MTGIHPPGGPMTRRTVLKAGAAGGLGLTALADLVACGNSGGGSSSKSLKMLYFGEQAAATQLQNRLQPQISKLDPSIKFEISAINGTDWNDFLAKVLTQIAAGTPPDIISVATEGLQLMASKELAIPLDDYVTKDLAALKEYFADIHPALVESMMYQGHLWELPDSFNAGNMFYSTELFQRAGVVPPSEGWTIDDFETAATKIAKFKGINAFGWVVRLWGSWTSFMYANNANLLEEGKYDGGDWLWNKAYAGDPAAAGRKGGWKWGAPTANSDGTVEALNYMIELTKKGLSPSPDVGGGGTLQGLFASNRIGMSIGGGFWAGGLTNAGMKNGSFDVQLFPKWKSQRHLFGAGGYAIFKSSKKKDLAWEVLKLLVKPDTFDLVFPGNVTTPGRKSLVTAARYAKTGPKHWSVFYDTLTKHPETAPIPAPPYYNALATALNQRTTQAISSGDAKAALDGLQSDLEKAAGAS encoded by the coding sequence ATGACAGGCATCCATCCCCCCGGTGGCCCGATGACTCGCCGTACCGTGCTGAAGGCCGGGGCGGCCGGTGGACTCGGGCTGACAGCGCTGGCCGACCTGGTCGCCTGCGGCAACAGCGGCGGCGGCTCGTCGTCGAAGTCACTCAAGATGCTGTACTTCGGAGAGCAGGCGGCGGCGACCCAGCTGCAGAACCGGCTGCAGCCGCAGATCTCCAAGCTCGACCCGAGTATCAAGTTCGAGATCTCGGCCATCAACGGCACCGACTGGAACGACTTCCTCGCCAAGGTGCTCACCCAGATCGCGGCCGGAACGCCGCCGGACATCATCAGCGTCGCGACCGAAGGTTTGCAGCTGATGGCGTCCAAGGAGCTCGCGATCCCGCTCGACGACTACGTCACCAAGGATCTCGCCGCGCTGAAGGAGTACTTCGCCGACATCCACCCCGCGCTGGTCGAGTCGATGATGTACCAGGGTCACCTGTGGGAACTGCCCGACAGCTTCAACGCCGGGAACATGTTCTACAGCACCGAGTTGTTCCAGCGCGCCGGCGTCGTACCGCCGAGCGAGGGCTGGACCATCGACGACTTCGAGACCGCGGCGACGAAGATCGCCAAGTTCAAGGGCATCAACGCGTTCGGCTGGGTGGTCCGGCTCTGGGGTAGCTGGACGTCGTTCATGTACGCCAACAACGCGAACCTGCTCGAGGAGGGCAAGTACGACGGCGGCGACTGGCTCTGGAACAAGGCGTACGCCGGTGATCCGGCCGCTGCTGGCCGTAAGGGCGGCTGGAAGTGGGGCGCGCCGACCGCGAACTCCGACGGCACCGTCGAGGCCCTGAACTACATGATCGAACTGACCAAGAAGGGCCTGTCGCCGTCCCCCGACGTCGGCGGTGGCGGCACGCTCCAGGGCCTGTTCGCCTCGAACCGGATCGGGATGTCGATCGGCGGCGGGTTCTGGGCCGGTGGCCTGACCAACGCCGGGATGAAGAACGGCAGCTTCGACGTCCAGCTGTTCCCGAAGTGGAAGAGCCAGCGGCACCTGTTCGGCGCCGGCGGGTACGCGATCTTCAAGTCGTCGAAGAAGAAGGACCTCGCCTGGGAGGTGCTGAAGTTGCTGGTCAAGCCGGACACGTTCGACCTGGTCTTCCCGGGCAACGTGACCACGCCCGGCCGCAAATCCCTGGTGACGGCCGCGCGGTACGCCAAGACCGGGCCGAAGCACTGGTCGGTCTTCTACGACACGCTGACCAAGCACCCGGAGACGGCGCCGATCCCGGCCCCGCCGTACTACAACGCGCTCGCGACCGCGCTCAACCAGCGCACCACGCAAGCGATCTCCTCCGGCGACGCGAAAGCCGCGCTGGACGGATTGCAGTCCGACCTGGAGAAAGCAGCGGGGGCCAGCTGA
- a CDS encoding RNA polymerase sigma factor — protein sequence MEQDVSPVTALVVAAATGDQQAWRELVDRYAPLLVSVIRGFRLTPAETEDVAQTVWLRLVEHLDSLQEPRAIPGWLVTTARRESIRYLSSQRHRRMSDPLNDDQLPVAADVPDPDEGLVRSERHQVLLAGLAELPSRQRELLLLLMTDPQPSYDEIRRRTGIPVGSIGPTRARALERLRRTPAVREYVASDPSGGDRHDAASLG from the coding sequence ATGGAACAGGATGTCTCACCAGTCACCGCACTTGTCGTCGCCGCCGCCACAGGCGATCAGCAGGCGTGGCGGGAGCTCGTCGACCGCTACGCACCCTTGCTCGTATCGGTCATCCGCGGGTTCCGGCTGACGCCGGCCGAGACCGAGGACGTCGCACAGACGGTCTGGCTACGGCTCGTCGAGCACCTGGACAGCCTCCAGGAACCGCGGGCGATCCCCGGCTGGCTGGTCACGACCGCGCGACGGGAGTCGATCCGCTACCTGTCCTCCCAACGCCACCGGAGGATGAGTGACCCGTTGAACGACGATCAGCTTCCGGTCGCGGCCGATGTCCCCGATCCGGACGAAGGACTCGTCCGCTCCGAGCGGCACCAGGTGCTGCTCGCCGGGCTGGCCGAACTGCCAAGCCGGCAACGCGAACTGCTGTTGCTGCTGATGACCGACCCGCAGCCGTCGTACGACGAGATCCGGCGGCGCACCGGCATCCCGGTCGGGAGCATCGGTCCGACGCGGGCCCGCGCACTCGAGCGGCTCCGCAGAACGCCGGCCGTCAGGGAGTACGTCGCATCCGACCCGTCAGGAGGTGATCGGCATGACGCGGCATCGCTGGGATGA
- a CDS encoding carbohydrate ABC transporter permease, giving the protein MSAATAEVPAAITKRRRHPSSHREAPFGFAMIGLSCLFVAVFTAIPIVASLGLSFFSWDVISSPQFVGVENYQRLFTDGPVLKSFAVTLGMALAIVVLQLTLGLALAVLVNQRKLVWIRTIFRTAFYLPLLASTAAVSIFMGYLFDYKFGVVNYYLGLLGIPNVPWLTSGLGAATTIVLIAVWQQVGFTFVLFVASLMSVPTDVLEAAQIDGAGPLRTLFRIKVPLISPTILFAAVVALINAMQLFDQPYIMTKGGPGSATTTVTISMYQKGFQNLQFGYGSAIAIVLLVAILIITGLQFLAARKLVFYQ; this is encoded by the coding sequence ATGTCCGCCGCCACCGCTGAGGTGCCGGCTGCCATCACCAAGCGCCGCCGGCACCCGTCGTCGCATCGCGAGGCTCCGTTCGGCTTCGCGATGATCGGGCTGTCGTGTCTGTTCGTCGCGGTCTTCACGGCGATTCCGATCGTCGCGTCGCTCGGGTTGTCGTTCTTCTCCTGGGACGTGATCTCGAGCCCGCAGTTCGTCGGGGTGGAGAACTATCAGCGGCTGTTCACCGACGGACCGGTGCTCAAGTCGTTCGCGGTGACGCTGGGCATGGCGCTGGCGATCGTCGTACTCCAGCTGACGCTCGGTCTCGCGCTCGCGGTCCTGGTCAACCAACGCAAGCTGGTCTGGATCCGGACGATCTTCCGTACGGCGTTCTATCTGCCGCTGCTCGCGTCGACGGCCGCCGTATCGATCTTCATGGGCTACCTGTTCGACTACAAGTTCGGCGTCGTGAACTACTACCTCGGTCTGCTCGGCATTCCGAACGTGCCATGGCTGACGAGCGGTCTGGGCGCGGCCACGACGATCGTGCTGATCGCGGTGTGGCAGCAGGTCGGGTTCACGTTCGTCCTGTTCGTCGCCTCGCTGATGTCGGTGCCCACGGATGTCCTCGAGGCCGCCCAGATCGACGGCGCCGGCCCGTTGCGGACGCTGTTCCGGATCAAGGTGCCGCTGATCAGCCCGACCATCCTGTTCGCCGCGGTCGTTGCCCTGATCAACGCGATGCAGCTGTTCGACCAGCCGTACATCATGACCAAGGGTGGTCCGGGCTCGGCGACCACCACGGTCACGATCTCCATGTACCAGAAGGGCTTCCAGAACCTGCAGTTCGGTTACGGCTCGGCGATCGCGATCGTGCTGCTGGTGGCGATCCTGATCATCACCGGGCTGCAGTTCCTGGCGGCACGGAAGTTGGTGTTCTACCAATGA